One part of the Marinobacter sp. M3C genome encodes these proteins:
- a CDS encoding XrtA system polysaccharide chain length determinant, protein MDLQFIIDTLRAVKLELYRHRLAAVVIFMLVTAGVLTMGYVTPKSYTSQAVLYADQSNILEPLLRGQAEVTQLDRINEAREMIQSRSFLEQVALDTGMINGGEADATRNGIISELRKQIQLRVSNRSFLELTYTSRNPDSSFQVLSAALSRFVERSVRKKRSESQGAFEFIDSQVKTYQRQLEDAEERLKEFKSGNQDGNESSAMARIESLRREIENLKLELQQSEAEVRLTREQLSREQPVRRITLDPGKSAAERRLSSMRLELDSLLLRYQERHPDVISTQAQIADLESQVSGQSDSSREGGVTEVMENPVYENLKIQLSDGTTRLAVQTNRLASLERLLEEAFERSQRVAENQAQFSELTRDYDVTRGVYEDMLQRREKARLSMTLDVQGEGVSYKIQEPATYPTTWDGLQLYQVGLAGPFLGSTMVLGLLVMLVMFDQRLRSPRALQLSLPAGLPVLTSIPHYRSTWKDRLLRKDVMAILFILAVFMAVYLGVLLFSVMGITPEQLINKARELTGFGGR, encoded by the coding sequence ATGGATCTACAGTTCATCATCGACACCCTGCGTGCGGTAAAGCTTGAGCTTTATCGCCACAGGTTGGCGGCGGTTGTTATCTTTATGTTGGTAACAGCCGGTGTTTTAACAATGGGGTACGTTACGCCCAAAAGCTATACATCCCAGGCGGTGTTATACGCCGACCAGTCCAACATTCTTGAGCCACTACTGCGCGGCCAGGCGGAAGTCACCCAGCTTGACCGCATTAACGAAGCCCGTGAAATGATTCAAAGCCGGTCATTTCTGGAGCAAGTCGCTCTGGACACCGGAATGATCAACGGCGGCGAAGCCGATGCAACGCGCAACGGCATCATCAGCGAATTGCGCAAACAGATTCAATTGCGGGTGTCTAACCGCAGTTTCCTGGAACTGACCTACACCAGCCGCAATCCAGACAGCTCATTTCAGGTACTCAGCGCGGCCTTAAGCCGGTTTGTTGAGCGCTCAGTGCGTAAAAAACGATCTGAAAGCCAGGGCGCGTTTGAGTTTATTGACTCTCAGGTAAAAACCTACCAGCGCCAGCTAGAAGACGCCGAAGAGCGACTTAAAGAATTCAAAAGTGGCAACCAAGACGGCAACGAAAGCAGCGCCATGGCGCGCATCGAAAGCCTGCGCCGCGAAATTGAAAATCTGAAGTTGGAACTGCAGCAATCCGAGGCCGAAGTACGCTTAACTCGCGAACAGCTGTCCCGGGAACAGCCGGTACGCCGCATTACCTTAGACCCCGGCAAATCTGCCGCAGAGCGCCGGCTGTCGTCTATGCGGTTGGAACTAGATTCGCTGCTGCTGCGCTATCAGGAACGCCATCCAGACGTAATCAGCACCCAGGCTCAGATTGCCGACCTGGAAAGCCAGGTGTCGGGCCAGAGTGATTCCTCCCGTGAGGGCGGGGTAACCGAAGTGATGGAAAACCCGGTCTACGAGAACCTGAAAATTCAGCTCTCGGATGGCACCACTCGCTTAGCGGTACAAACCAATCGGCTGGCATCGCTTGAACGACTTTTAGAAGAAGCCTTTGAACGCTCCCAGCGCGTCGCCGAAAACCAGGCCCAGTTCTCTGAGCTCACCCGCGATTACGACGTTACCCGCGGCGTGTACGAAGACATGCTGCAGCGCAGGGAAAAAGCACGTTTGTCTATGACGCTAGACGTGCAAGGCGAGGGCGTAAGCTACAAAATTCAGGAGCCGGCGACTTACCCCACCACTTGGGATGGGCTACAACTTTATCAGGTTGGCTTGGCTGGCCCGTTTTTGGGCAGCACCATGGTGTTAGGCCTGTTGGTTATGCTGGTGATGTTTGACCAGCGCCTGCGCTCGCCGCGAGCTTTGCAACTGTCATTACCCGCAGGCCTTCCGGTGCTGACCAGCATTCCGCATTACCGTAGTACCTGGAAAGACCGCCTGTTACGCAAAGATGTCATGGCCATACTGTTTATTTTGGCCGTGTTCATGGCGGTCTACCTCGGCGTGTTGCTGTTCAGCGTAATGGGAATAACCCCGGAACAATTGATCAATAAAGCCCGCGAGTTAACCGGGTTCGGGGGCCGTTAA
- a CDS encoding XrtA system polysaccharide deacetylase, translating into MSDRQNSESSAPAAVSGDTLRDRENGARTLHAMSIDVEDYFHVAALAKVIRPDQWGSLPSRVEQNTERLLALFERNDVKATFFVLGWVADKYPQLVRKIAAGGHEVASHGYSHQLIYSQTPDVFREETVRSKALLEDIIGAEVSGYRAASYSITHKSLWALDILAECGFTWDSSIFPVRHDNYGIPGSPRAPYTIETEKGHLLREFPLTTAKIGGLSIPAAGGGYFRQFPYPVFRYLFNNASGGGSRPQMFYLHPWEVDPDQPRYNNASWFSRFRHYTNLDKCEHRLERLMQDFRFGTVSQSYDAYKPESSQPGTRLTTQQMVGLA; encoded by the coding sequence ATGTCAGATCGGCAAAATAGTGAATCCAGCGCACCTGCTGCCGTGTCAGGCGACACTTTACGCGACAGAGAGAACGGTGCAAGAACGCTACACGCCATGAGCATTGATGTGGAAGACTACTTTCACGTGGCCGCTTTGGCAAAGGTGATTCGCCCTGACCAGTGGGGCAGCCTGCCCAGCCGTGTAGAGCAAAACACCGAGCGCCTGCTGGCATTGTTCGAACGCAATGACGTGAAGGCCACCTTTTTTGTGCTGGGATGGGTGGCCGACAAGTACCCGCAATTAGTACGCAAAATTGCCGCTGGGGGTCATGAAGTGGCGTCCCACGGCTACAGCCACCAGCTGATTTACAGCCAGACTCCGGACGTGTTCCGCGAGGAAACTGTGCGTTCAAAAGCGTTGCTGGAAGACATTATTGGGGCTGAGGTGAGCGGTTATCGCGCTGCTAGCTATTCGATTACCCATAAATCGCTGTGGGCGCTGGATATTCTGGCGGAATGCGGATTTACCTGGGATTCCAGTATTTTTCCGGTGCGCCATGACAATTACGGCATTCCGGGTTCGCCCCGTGCGCCCTACACCATTGAAACTGAAAAAGGCCATTTGCTGCGGGAATTCCCGCTGACCACGGCCAAAATCGGCGGGCTTTCTATACCGGCGGCGGGCGGGGGCTATTTTCGCCAGTTCCCCTACCCTGTTTTCCGCTATTTGTTCAATAACGCCTCTGGCGGTGGCAGCCGGCCGCAAATGTTTTACCTGCACCCCTGGGAGGTAGACCCAGACCAGCCGCGCTACAACAACGCCAGCTGGTTTTCCCGCTTCCGTCATTACACCAATCTGGATAAGTGCGAGCACCGCCTGGAAAGGCTGATGCAAGACTTCCGCTTTGGTACAGTGTCACAAAGCTACGATGCGTATAAACCCGAGAGCTCTCAGCCGGGCACGCGACTGACCACGCAACAGATGGTCGGACTGGCCTGA
- a CDS encoding helix-turn-helix transcriptional regulator, producing the protein MTTVEEGSTNVYADLGFTNADEMLVKAQLAAQIRNIISANQWTQTDACKILDLSQPKLSNLLNGKFRGISETKMLDCLTRLGRDVQIVISADGHTAKPGRVSVVAA; encoded by the coding sequence ATGACCACAGTTGAAGAAGGAAGCACCAACGTCTATGCGGACCTGGGCTTTACTAATGCAGATGAAATGCTGGTAAAAGCGCAACTAGCAGCGCAAATTCGCAACATTATTAGCGCCAATCAATGGACACAGACAGATGCCTGTAAGATTCTGGATCTGAGCCAGCCGAAGCTTTCTAATCTGCTGAATGGCAAGTTTCGCGGCATCAGTGAAACAAAAATGCTGGACTGTCTCACCCGCCTGGGCCGAGACGTACAAATCGTCATCAGCGCTGACGGTCATACAGCAAAACCAGGGCGTGTTTCTGTAGTTGCAGCCTAA
- a CDS encoding AAA family ATPase produces the protein MYLEFFGLHRHPFRITPEDDFIYMSQQHSRAYVYMSSAIWSSEGFVVISGEIGSGKTTLLKKTIRNMDGDLKLLNVAYTNLESKDLFSLILRKAGLKAEDDSKVGMLFQITEYLEKMAAEGTPVVLTIDEAQNLTRENLEDVRMLAGMESMGGPSMRVILLGQPELKQAVTSIPQLSQRVKLFFHLEGLTPKETAEYIDYRLLVSGHGGNKLFDKDTVQEIHDLSHGIPRLINKLCDGMMMCAYAEDRPFIDPHDLKNIRKDLLGEDDEPKAKLPENAQHNRSAAPAPVGAQSTEGFGDLSKTLQRIASALESIDGRLAKMSSKGTSPKKEPADNVKSLTPFWKK, from the coding sequence ATGTATTTAGAATTTTTCGGCCTGCACAGACACCCGTTCCGGATTACGCCGGAAGACGACTTTATTTACATGAGCCAGCAGCACTCGCGGGCTTACGTGTATATGTCGTCGGCTATTTGGAGTTCAGAAGGTTTTGTGGTGATCAGTGGCGAAATCGGCTCTGGTAAAACTACCCTGCTAAAGAAAACCATCCGCAATATGGATGGGGATTTGAAGCTGTTGAACGTGGCCTACACCAACCTGGAATCCAAAGATCTGTTCAGCCTGATTCTGCGCAAGGCGGGATTGAAGGCCGAAGACGACAGCAAGGTGGGCATGCTGTTTCAGATTACGGAATATCTGGAGAAGATGGCCGCCGAAGGCACGCCGGTGGTGCTGACCATCGATGAAGCCCAGAACCTGACCCGGGAAAACCTGGAAGACGTACGCATGCTGGCCGGCATGGAAAGCATGGGCGGGCCATCTATGCGGGTAATTTTGCTGGGGCAGCCTGAGCTTAAACAGGCGGTTACTTCTATTCCCCAGCTGTCGCAACGGGTAAAGCTGTTTTTCCACCTGGAAGGGCTAACGCCAAAAGAAACCGCCGAGTACATTGATTATCGCTTGCTGGTGTCTGGCCACGGTGGCAATAAGCTGTTTGATAAAGACACGGTTCAAGAGATTCACGATTTGAGCCATGGCATTCCGCGCCTGATTAACAAGCTGTGCGACGGTATGATGATGTGCGCCTACGCTGAAGACCGGCCGTTTATAGACCCCCACGACCTGAAAAACATCCGCAAGGATTTGCTGGGGGAAGACGACGAGCCAAAGGCAAAACTGCCGGAGAACGCGCAGCACAACAGAAGTGCCGCCCCAGCCCCGGTTGGCGCGCAGTCGACTGAAGGCTTCGGTGACCTGTCAAAAACCCTGCAGCGTATTGCCAGTGCTCTTGAGAGCATTGATGGGCGTTTGGCGAAGATGTCATCAAAAGGGACATCCCCAAAAAAAGAACCCGCTGACAATGTGAAGTCACTCACGCCTTTCTGGAAGAAATAG
- a CDS encoding polysaccharide biosynthesis protein — protein MDDNKLYNALLKNQKERQSAHSEGEASSEDNFRKERPFAGVEAPRRQLGAAQGADSERPPTVYDSAVSLELIGNPNPWSREQLREKKIIYPGMPDKEVMDAYRELRIQLRSRHGEGNFAVMFSSLGQGRSSVATAYNLAAAFALDSHTSALLVDCDPYNHSLQNLVSATLGAGATDFVADRSLNIKDILYASGVARLSVIPAGTQASSAVELFSAVRMRELISELKNRYPDRCIVINAPAFRDNTEARILERFADQVVMGVPFGEVTGDEIAEAVSLLETDKFAGLVFQE, from the coding sequence ATGGACGACAACAAACTCTACAACGCGTTGCTGAAAAATCAGAAAGAACGCCAAAGCGCCCATTCAGAAGGCGAAGCGAGTTCTGAAGACAACTTCCGCAAAGAACGGCCCTTTGCCGGTGTCGAAGCGCCACGTCGACAACTGGGTGCGGCACAAGGTGCAGATTCAGAGCGCCCGCCAACGGTCTATGACTCTGCCGTTTCGCTGGAACTGATCGGAAACCCGAATCCCTGGAGCCGGGAGCAGTTGCGGGAAAAGAAAATCATCTATCCCGGCATGCCAGACAAAGAGGTGATGGACGCCTACCGCGAACTGCGAATTCAGCTGCGCAGCCGCCACGGCGAGGGCAATTTTGCGGTTATGTTCAGCTCATTGGGGCAGGGCCGCAGTTCCGTCGCCACCGCCTACAACCTGGCGGCGGCCTTTGCGTTGGACTCACACACGTCTGCGCTGCTGGTAGATTGCGATCCATACAATCACAGTCTGCAGAACCTGGTGTCGGCAACCCTCGGAGCCGGCGCGACTGACTTCGTCGCCGACCGTTCTTTGAACATAAAAGACATCCTGTACGCCAGCGGCGTAGCCCGTTTAAGCGTGATTCCGGCGGGCACCCAGGCGTCTTCGGCGGTAGAGCTGTTTTCAGCGGTGCGCATGCGCGAGCTAATCAGCGAATTGAAAAATCGTTATCCGGACCGCTGTATCGTGATCAACGCGCCGGCGTTCCGGGATAACACCGAAGCCCGCATACTCGAACGCTTTGCTGACCAAGTGGTCATGGGTGTGCCCTTTGGCGAAGTAACAGGCGACGAAATCGCAGAAGCGGTTAGTCTGTTGGAAACGGACAAATTTGCCGGGCTGGTTTTTCAGGAGTAA
- a CDS encoding XrtA/PEP-CTERM system exopolysaccharide export protein → MGRFKAIAAVCTALFTLVLAGCSGLPSSAQMPPSSEMDVEAYEIGVGDTIAVHVWRNPELNQSIVVRPDGFISMPLMGDVKADGKRPEELATEVGTALSEFIRTPEVSVMVTSPASKEFRNRLRITGQVASPQSVAFQPGMTVLDLVLIAGGVTDFAADGRAVLHRQVDGEYKSYGLDLGAILTEGDMQTNHTLQAGDVISVPRKQLFRGEL, encoded by the coding sequence ATGGGCAGGTTTAAAGCGATTGCAGCAGTATGTACGGCATTGTTCACACTCGTGTTGGCGGGTTGCTCCGGCCTGCCATCTTCCGCACAAATGCCTCCGTCTTCCGAAATGGACGTCGAAGCCTATGAAATCGGCGTGGGTGACACCATCGCGGTGCACGTGTGGCGCAACCCGGAACTGAACCAATCCATTGTGGTGCGCCCAGACGGCTTCATCTCTATGCCCCTGATGGGCGATGTGAAAGCCGATGGCAAGCGCCCTGAAGAACTGGCCACCGAAGTGGGCACCGCCCTGAGTGAGTTCATTCGCACCCCCGAAGTCTCCGTTATGGTTACCTCCCCGGCCAGCAAAGAATTTCGCAACCGCCTGCGCATTACCGGCCAGGTAGCGTCGCCGCAATCTGTTGCCTTTCAGCCAGGCATGACCGTGCTGGATTTGGTACTCATCGCCGGTGGCGTGACGGATTTTGCCGCCGACGGCCGCGCCGTATTACACCGCCAGGTTGACGGCGAATATAAAAGTTACGGCCTGGATCTGGGCGCTATCCTTACCGAAGGCGACATGCAAACCAACCACACCTTGCAGGCCGGTGACGTCATCAGCGTGCCCCGCAAACAGTTGTTCCGAGGCGAGCTCTGA
- a CDS encoding AAA family ATPase — protein MKAEDDSKVGMLFQITEYLEKMAAEGTPVVLTIDEARNLTRENLEDVRMLAGMESMDGPSMRVILLGQPELKQAVTSIPQLSQR, from the coding sequence TTGAAGGCCGAAGACGACAGCAAGGTTGGCATGCTGTTCCAGATTACAGAGTATCTTGAGAAGATGGCCGCCGAAGGCACGCCAGTGGTACTGACCATTGACGAAGCCCGGAACCTGACCCGGGAAAACCTGGAAGACGTGCGCATGCTGGCCGGTATGGAAAGTATGGATGGGCCATCCATGCGTGTGATTCTGCTGGGCCAGCCCGAGCTTAAGCAGGCGGTGACGTCTATTCCCCAGCTTTCGCAACGGTGA
- the vapB gene encoding type II toxin-antitoxin system VapB family antitoxin yields the protein MERASIFKSNKSQALRLPKPVAYPDDVKQVDIVVIGRARIITPAGEAWDSWFDGEGVSGDFMTSREQPTPQERETL from the coding sequence ATGGAACGTGCAAGTATTTTCAAAAGCAACAAAAGTCAGGCACTGCGGCTTCCAAAGCCGGTGGCCTACCCTGATGACGTCAAACAAGTGGACATCGTGGTCATTGGGCGTGCTCGCATTATAACGCCCGCCGGAGAGGCATGGGATAGCTGGTTTGACGGTGAAGGGGTTTCCGGTGACTTTATGACAAGCCGCGAACAGCCGACCCCTCAAGAGCGTGAGACGCTCTGA
- a CDS encoding type II toxin-antitoxin system RelE/ParE family toxin, with product MISQPKKLMWVGSAKKDLMVMPDDVQDVFGFALHLAQVGEKHGNAKPLKGFGGAGVLEVVQRDNDGTYRAVYTVKYGDAVYVLHCFQKKSSKGIATPKPDINVINDRLKAAKEHAEGGGK from the coding sequence ATGATTTCACAACCAAAAAAATTAATGTGGGTCGGGTCGGCCAAAAAAGACCTGATGGTCATGCCTGATGATGTGCAAGACGTATTCGGCTTTGCCCTCCATCTGGCGCAGGTTGGGGAAAAGCACGGCAACGCCAAACCTTTAAAGGGTTTTGGCGGGGCAGGAGTTCTGGAAGTGGTGCAGCGTGATAATGACGGCACATATCGGGCCGTTTATACCGTGAAATACGGTGATGCAGTGTATGTCTTGCATTGTTTCCAGAAAAAATCATCTAAAGGCATTGCCACACCGAAACCCGATATAAACGTTATCAATGACCGTCTGAAAGCGGCAAAAGAACACGCGGAGGGAGGTGGAAAATGA
- the vapC gene encoding tRNA(fMet)-specific endonuclease VapC, with amino-acid sequence MLKYMLDTNIAIYTIKNRPAEVREAFIAHDGQMCISVVTFMELIYGAEASAAVRRNLRDVEGFAARLEVLPYDNDAAAHTGQLRAELKKIGRPIGPYDEMIAGHARSQGLVVVTNNTKQFENVPGIRLANWMG; translated from the coding sequence ATGCTGAAGTACATGCTTGATACCAACATCGCGATTTACACCATCAAAAATCGGCCTGCCGAGGTCCGTGAAGCGTTCATTGCTCACGACGGACAGATGTGCATTTCAGTCGTAACGTTCATGGAGCTGATATACGGAGCTGAGGCATCTGCGGCAGTGCGCCGTAATCTTAGGGATGTTGAGGGTTTTGCAGCCCGGCTTGAGGTTTTGCCATACGACAATGACGCGGCAGCACATACCGGGCAATTGCGAGCTGAGCTGAAAAAGATTGGTCGCCCGATTGGCCCTTACGATGAAATGATCGCCGGGCACGCCCGATCACAAGGATTAGTGGTCGTCACCAATAACACAAAGCAGTTCGAGAACGTGCCCGGGATACGCCTGGCCAACTGGATGGGCTAG
- a CDS encoding TIGR03013 family XrtA/PEP-CTERM system glycosyltransferase produces the protein MSYIRFRKQFLHIPYLLLGVLEFCLLFFVYRLLATGVHLAIPLPPELASGTLAALVFALMLSAGTLSMGGYSSLANENASSLFFRTLVAYCFVGGLGLTIIYLFAPAFDPGSSALFYAVALSSLIVILCRLVFLRVVDSEQLVRRVVVFGAGPFAANLMQEYEQNMRAMGVRIIGCIADNPDQAAVKKDQLLPIPVKFHEFCRHNKVSEIVIAPQERRQAQGGFLPMAELMECKLRGITVTSGVDFYERELQKAKLDMVHPSWILFSDGFSASRSRAFAKRFVDLALSLTLLAIMSPFIILTAIAVFLETGRPVLYSQQRIGLLGKEFRIYKFRSMRQDAEKDGKARWASANDNRITRVGGFIRNTRLDELPQIYNVIKGEMSFVGPRPERPEFVSELKKKIPLYDTRHYVKPGLMGWAQLKYPYGASVEDAKGKLEYDLYYSKNHSLLMDILIMIQTVEVVLLGKGVR, from the coding sequence GTGTCCTATATTCGTTTTCGGAAACAGTTTCTACACATCCCGTATCTGTTGCTTGGCGTGTTGGAATTTTGTTTACTGTTTTTTGTGTACCGCCTGCTCGCGACTGGCGTACATCTGGCCATTCCTTTACCGCCTGAACTGGCGTCTGGCACCTTAGCCGCGCTGGTTTTCGCGCTTATGCTTAGCGCCGGCACCCTGTCTATGGGCGGCTATTCGTCCCTTGCCAATGAAAACGCTTCCTCCCTGTTTTTTCGCACCTTGGTGGCTTACTGCTTCGTAGGCGGCCTGGGCCTCACCATTATTTATCTGTTTGCACCAGCGTTCGACCCGGGCAGTTCCGCGCTCTTCTACGCCGTCGCGCTCTCCTCATTAATCGTCATTCTGTGCCGGCTGGTCTTTTTAAGAGTGGTCGATTCAGAACAGCTGGTGCGCCGGGTAGTGGTGTTTGGCGCAGGCCCGTTTGCCGCTAACTTAATGCAGGAGTACGAACAGAACATGCGCGCCATGGGCGTTCGCATCATCGGCTGCATTGCAGACAACCCGGACCAGGCCGCTGTAAAAAAAGATCAGTTACTGCCAATCCCCGTCAAATTCCACGAGTTTTGCCGCCACAACAAAGTGTCTGAAATTGTGATCGCCCCACAAGAACGGCGTCAGGCCCAGGGCGGCTTCCTGCCCATGGCGGAATTAATGGAGTGCAAACTGCGCGGCATCACCGTGACCAGCGGAGTGGATTTTTACGAGCGCGAGCTGCAAAAAGCCAAGCTCGACATGGTTCACCCGTCTTGGATCCTGTTTTCTGACGGTTTCAGCGCCTCTCGCAGCCGCGCGTTTGCCAAGCGTTTTGTCGATCTTGCGCTCAGCCTCACGTTGCTGGCCATCATGTCGCCTTTTATTATACTAACCGCTATTGCAGTATTCCTAGAGACTGGCCGCCCGGTGCTCTATAGTCAGCAAAGAATCGGCCTGCTGGGCAAAGAATTTCGCATCTATAAATTTCGCAGCATGCGCCAGGATGCAGAAAAAGACGGCAAAGCCCGCTGGGCGTCAGCAAACGACAACCGCATTACCCGTGTTGGCGGTTTCATACGCAATACCCGGTTGGATGAGCTGCCGCAGATTTACAACGTGATCAAAGGCGAAATGAGTTTTGTCGGTCCGCGCCCGGAACGGCCGGAATTTGTCTCTGAATTGAAAAAGAAAATACCGCTTTACGACACACGGCATTACGTAAAGCCTGGATTAATGGGCTGGGCCCAACTTAAATACCCCTACGGTGCCTCGGTAGAAGACGCCAAAGGCAAACTGGAATACGACCTTTATTACTCGAAAAATCACAGCCTACTGATGGACATACTTATCATGATTCAAACAGTGGAAGTGGTGCTTCTGGGCAAAGGCGTGCGGTAG